A region from the Triticum aestivum cultivar Chinese Spring chromosome 3D, IWGSC CS RefSeq v2.1, whole genome shotgun sequence genome encodes:
- the LOC123075876 gene encoding F-box/FBD/LRR-repeat protein At5g56420 isoform X1: MSTCKKARAEATSIVGSDRLSNLPPEIKGNILSLLNVEEAVRTSTLSSTWRDAWTDMPVICLRDGNFTRTKFITLVDMVLSLHKGTIEEFYISVKRSYHDELARWMLMLSRRSPRSVVIKLNSGLEYRIPSCLFSMGNLMFLLMENCTIRLPLLFQGFKRLTHLSLKLFSSTDMDIKNLISFCPVLTDLRLVRFEGIRCLNIQAPKLEYLKVLGGFEDINLDAPNLEWAFLSLDPKAKAYQSVPIAHDTESYVRKSLGSLNDIKALAISGIFMKYLSKGCILTKFPAVFHRLEHICLVISFSDQRQVLTACSLLQNAPNLKKLDMWSHPSSTRDQDQASIQELTEQMQMDHLVTASVRCFQGLDCEIDFVAKLLSWSPALEEVKIEWKGEMDRSMVLTKLLALPRVSPRSKIIVT; this comes from the exons ATGAGTACCTGTAAAAAGGCCAGGGCAGAAGCTACATCTATTGTGGGCTCAGACAGACTGAGCAATCTACCTCCAGAGATAAAGGGCAACATTCTCTCCCTTTTGAATGTTGAAGAAGCAGTTAGGACTAGCACCTTATCAAGTACTTGGAGGGATGCATGGACTGATATGCCAGTAATATGTCTGCGCGATGGAAATTTTACAAGAACCAAGTTCATTACGCTGGTCGATATGGTGTTATCACTCCACAAGGGAACCATAGAGGAGTTCTATATATCAGTTAAAAGAAGTTACCATGATGAATTGGCTAGGTGGATGCTCATGCTGTCAAGGAGATCACCAAGATCAGTTGTAATCAAGTTGAACTCAGGGCTAGAGTATAGGATTCCCTCATGCCTATTTTCTATGGGCAATTTGATGTTTCTGCTCATGGAAAACTGCACCATCAGGTTACCCCTGTTATTCCAAGGTTTCAAGAGACTAACTCACCTCAGCCTGAAACTTTTCTCCTCCACAGACATGGACATCAAAAATCTGATCTCATTCTGCCCTGTACTGACTGATTTGAGATTAGTTCGTTTTGAGGGCATCAGGTGTCTAAACATTCAAGCTCCTAAACTGGAATATCTTAAAGTTCTTGGGGGCTTTGAAGACATTAATTTGGATGCCCctaatctagaatgggcctttctATCTCTTGATCCCAAAGCTAAAGCGTATCAATCTGTTCCTATTGCTCATGACACGGAAAGCTATGTAAGGAAGTCATTGGGAAGCCTAAATGACATCAAAGCACTTGCAATTAGTGGCATTTTCATGAAG TATCTATCAAAAGGGTGCATACTTACGAAGTTCCCTGCCGTGTTTCATCGCCTGGAGCATATTTGTCTTGTGATAAGCTTTTCGGACCAGAGGCAAGTCTTGACTGCTTGTTCATTGCTTCAGAATGCCCCTAACTTAAAGAAGCTTGATATGTGG AGTCATCCTTCGAGCACAAGGGATCAGGATCAGGCAAGCATTCAAGAGCTTACCGAGCAAATGCAAATGGACCATCTCGTAACGGCCAGTGTGAGATGTTTccagggtttggactgcgaaatcGATTTTGTGGCAAAGCTATTGAGCTGGTCACCTGCTTTGGAAGAAGTGAAAATAGAGTGGAAGGGCGAAATGGACCGCAGCATGGTTCTTACCAAGCTATTAGCTCTGCCAAGGGTGTCTCCCAGGTCCAAGATCATTGTTACATGA
- the LOC123075876 gene encoding F-box/FBD/LRR-repeat protein At5g56420 isoform X2 gives MSTCKKARAEATSIVGSDRLSNLPPEIKGNILSLLNVEEAVRTSTLSSTWRDAWTDMPVICLRDGNFTRTKFITLVDMVLSLHKGTIEEFYISVKRSYHDELARWMLMLSRRSPRSVVIKLNSGLEYRIPSCLFSMGNLMFLLMENCTIRLPLLFQGFKRLTHLSLKLFSSTDMDIKNLISFCPVLTDLRLVRFEGIRCLNIQAPKLEYLKVLGGFEDINLDAPNLEWAFLSLDPKAKAYQSVPIAHDTESYVRKSLGSLNDIKALAISGIFMKYLSKGCILTKFPAVFHRLEHICLVISFSDQRQVLTACSLLQNAPNLKKLDIVILRAQGIRIRQAFKSLPSKCKWTIS, from the exons ATGAGTACCTGTAAAAAGGCCAGGGCAGAAGCTACATCTATTGTGGGCTCAGACAGACTGAGCAATCTACCTCCAGAGATAAAGGGCAACATTCTCTCCCTTTTGAATGTTGAAGAAGCAGTTAGGACTAGCACCTTATCAAGTACTTGGAGGGATGCATGGACTGATATGCCAGTAATATGTCTGCGCGATGGAAATTTTACAAGAACCAAGTTCATTACGCTGGTCGATATGGTGTTATCACTCCACAAGGGAACCATAGAGGAGTTCTATATATCAGTTAAAAGAAGTTACCATGATGAATTGGCTAGGTGGATGCTCATGCTGTCAAGGAGATCACCAAGATCAGTTGTAATCAAGTTGAACTCAGGGCTAGAGTATAGGATTCCCTCATGCCTATTTTCTATGGGCAATTTGATGTTTCTGCTCATGGAAAACTGCACCATCAGGTTACCCCTGTTATTCCAAGGTTTCAAGAGACTAACTCACCTCAGCCTGAAACTTTTCTCCTCCACAGACATGGACATCAAAAATCTGATCTCATTCTGCCCTGTACTGACTGATTTGAGATTAGTTCGTTTTGAGGGCATCAGGTGTCTAAACATTCAAGCTCCTAAACTGGAATATCTTAAAGTTCTTGGGGGCTTTGAAGACATTAATTTGGATGCCCctaatctagaatgggcctttctATCTCTTGATCCCAAAGCTAAAGCGTATCAATCTGTTCCTATTGCTCATGACACGGAAAGCTATGTAAGGAAGTCATTGGGAAGCCTAAATGACATCAAAGCACTTGCAATTAGTGGCATTTTCATGAAG TATCTATCAAAAGGGTGCATACTTACGAAGTTCCCTGCCGTGTTTCATCGCCTGGAGCATATTTGTCTTGTGATAAGCTTTTCGGACCAGAGGCAAGTCTTGACTGCTTGTTCATTGCTTCAGAATGCCCCTAACTTAAAGAAGCTTGATAT AGTCATCCTTCGAGCACAAGGGATCAGGATCAGGCAAGCATTCAAGAGCTTACCGAGCAAATGCAAATGGACCATCTCGTAA